The segment TTGCCGGAGCGCTGGAAATGGCCGTCCAGCATCTTGAAAGTCTCGGTCACCGCCGGATCGGCATGGTCTGTGACACCGAGGGGCCGGTCAGGGCCGAGTTGAGGTCCGCACTGCACCGGGTGCACCCGACCAGGCTCGTCGACCCTGATATCGACCGATGGATTGTGCCGGCGCCCCGAACCGTCAGTGGAGGCCAGCGGGCGACACGTCAGTTGCTCGATGCGACCTGCACCGCGCTGATCTGTCAAAGCCAGCTGCAGACGCACGGAGCCCTGTCAGCGATCAGGGAGCACCGGATGGCGGTTCCACGTGATGTTTCGCTGATCGATTTTTCCGACAGTATCGGCGCGCAATTCGCCAATCCGCCGCTTAGCGTGCTGCGGCTGAATGCGGACCAAATCGCGCTAGCAATCAGCGAGCTGCTGATCGCCAACCTTGAACCTGGTCAGGCTGCTCCGATCGCGGCTACAGAGACCCCCGAGCTGCCACTGGAACTGCTGGTCCGGGGCTCGACCGCGCGTACCCGCTTGTAAGCGGCCGCTCAGGCGGGTGCGATAACTTAAGGCAATGGTGTTGCGCTTATCCGATGTGTCGACTCGGGCAGGAGTAAGCGTGGCGACGGTTTCCCGGGTGCTGCGCGATAAACCGGGCGTTTCGGAGTCGACCCGGCAAGCCGTCCTCGCCGCACTCGATGTGCTGGGCTACGCCCGGCCGACATCGCCGGTCGAAGCGAATCCGGTGGTCGGGATCGTGGCTCCCGGCTTCACCGTTTACTGGCATGACCCCTGGTTCCAGCTCAGGCAGGAACTGGTCAGGGCGCTGCAAAACGCCGTCTGCCTTCCGGTCGTGGTGCATGTTCCGCACGATTCGGACTACCGAAGCACGACACATGCCGGACGGAATTCAAGTAGTCCGACCAGCCCGCTGGACCAGTTGTTGCTACGCGGAGTGAATGGGATCGTCTGGATCGGCGACACAGGCGCAACCGAAACGCTCACCGAATTGGTGGCCGCCGACATACCCAGGCTTGTTGTCGGGACAGCGGCCGAACCCGGAGTGTCCCGGATGGCGGTCGATCTTGGCGCGGCCATCGACCTTGCGGTAAAACATCTGGCCCAGCTCGGACACCGCCAGCTCGGCCTGAGCATTGCGGCGGATCCGCTTTCCTCTGCGGCGGTGCAGGCTTTCCGGCGGTCGGTTGCCGGCCGGCTGCACATCGCCGGCACTCGCGCCCAGGCGCCGGTCGTCACCTCGCCGCACGGCATGGAAGCAGGTGCGCAGGCGGCATCCACCCTGCTGCGCGCGGGTTGCAGCGCGCTGATCACAGGAGCCCCCAG is part of the Saxibacter everestensis genome and harbors:
- a CDS encoding LacI family DNA-binding transcriptional regulator; translation: MATVSRVLRDKPGVSESTRQAVLAALDVLGYARPTSPVEANPVVGIVAPGFTVYWHDPWFQLRQELVRALQNAVCLPVVVHVPHDSDYRSTTHAGRNSSSPTSPLDQLLLRGVNGIVWIGDTGATETLTELVAADIPRLVVGTAAEPGVSRMAVDLGAAIDLAVKHLAQLGHRQLGLSIAADPLSSAAVQAFRRSVAGRLHIAGTRAQAPVVTSPHGMEAGAQAASTLLRAGCSALITGAPSLTMGALQAARSLGVSVPDQLSILGVGDVDGGTMTDPALTMITPPWRFMAEAAVTDILGQIERQTTGPGVVLPEAAELSYQAELVLRASTAPPPRR
- a CDS encoding LacI family DNA-binding transcriptional regulator produces the protein MDVRLPDIAEEAGVSLATVSRVLGERGKVAPATREKVRGAIERLGYNRSTLLQRSTGRMVGLVVPAQPESWQSAAIHELSRRLEDNDLCVAVVLAGEGSRRLSHFDLLMNGSVAAIATPAVVDRPPELSRSVPFVRLGLTGESTPDDAGSGGVAARLDVAGALEMAVQHLESLGHRRIGMVCDTEGPVRAELRSALHRVHPTRLVDPDIDRWIVPAPRTVSGGQRATRQLLDATCTALICQSQLQTHGALSAIREHRMAVPRDVSLIDFSDSIGAQFANPPLSVLRLNADQIALAISELLIANLEPGQAAPIAATETPELPLELLVRGSTARTRL